TCCCGGGGCAGCGCCCTCACCGCGGCGGTGGTCGCGCGTTGCGCGGCGGAGGTTCCGTTCTACGGGGAGCTGCCGCGCCGGACGCTGGAGGGCGAGGTCACGCGATCGATCGCGGCCGTGCACGCCCTGCTGCTCCGGGCGCTGCGGGAGGGCGGCGAGATGGGCCCGGGTGATCTGACCCGGCTCATCGAGTGGTCCGCGCGCCGGGCCGAGGAACGGGTGCCGCTGGAGGCGGTCACCGCCGCCTATCTCATCGGCGCCGAAGCCTGGTGGCAGGTGCTGACCGAGACGGCGGAGCCCGAGGAACTGGCCGGGGCGGGCTCGAAGCTGCTCGCCTGTCTGCACGCGGCGATGCCCGCGGTGGTGCTCGCCCACCTGAATGTCCAGGAGGACCTCCACAGCGAGGACAAGCGGGTGCGAAGGGCTCTGCTGACCGCGCTCCTGGAAGGCCGGCCGTACGAGGAACTGGCGGGGGCCGCGCGGGTCACGGTGGCCGGCGCGCACGAGGTGGTGGTCCTGGCCTTCGAGTCGAATCCGCCGGCCAGACTGGTGCAGTCGTCGCTCGACGCCCACGCGGGCATCCCCGTGCTGATGGACCACGTCGCCGGGATCGCCCTGTGGCCGGCCGGCTCCGATCTGCCCGGACTGCTGGACGGACTCGCCCGGGAGACGGCGCAGCGCGTGTTCGCCGCCGCCGCTCCGGCCGACGAACCTGCGGCCGTCCCGGAAGCGGCTGCGGAGGCCGGACGCGTACTGGAACTCGTCCGGCGCCTGGACCGCCCGCCCGGCCTCTACCGCCTCGACGACGTACTGCTGGAGTACCAGCTCGCCCGTCCCGGCGAGCCGCTGAAGCGGCTGGCCGGGAAGCTCGGCCCGCTGGACCCGCATCCGTATCTCCTGGAGACACTGCGCGTGTTCGTCGACCGGGGCCACAACCGCCGCCAGAGCGCACTGGAGTTGTGCATCCACCGCAACACGCTGGACTACCGGCTGCAACGGGTGAGCACCCTGACCGGTCTGGATCTCGCGGTCCCCGCGGAGGCGCGGCTGCTCCAGGCGGCGCTGGTCGCCAGGGAGCTGGTCCGGACCGCGCCCTAGGGAGTGTCCGCAAAGTACCGTCGGCGGGACGAGACTTCGCGGACACGACCTAGGGTCTTTCGAGCCACATGCGCATCTCCTCCTCCCGGGGCGCGAGCGTCACACCCGAGCCGGGGTGGTCGAAGACCATGACCGGCAGGTGCGAGCCCCACGCCGACCAGCCGGGGTCTCCCGAGGCGGCGAAGGCGACCCAGGCCCGGTGCATGGTGTCGGCCAGCGGCTGAGGAGCGTCGGGACCGGTCAGCGACTCGCCGTGGCGGAGGTTGTCGAAGACGAAGCCGATCTCCAGCGCATGGCAGGCGCCGAGCCCGAGGACGGGCGAGCCCCAGGCGAACTCGTAGACGTACGTCCGGGCCGGCCGGGAATCGGCCAGCCGGTTGAGCGGGGCCCGCAGCAGCAGGTCGGTGGCCATCTCGCCGAGGATCACCCCGGGTCGGGCTCCGGGCCGGGTGGACCGGTACAGCCGGGCCACCCGGCCCGGTATCCGGAACTTCAGCAGGGCCAGACGCAGCGTGAGCGCGCTGACGCGGTCCACCGCCCCGGTCGGTACGAACCACAGGCGGTACTCCTCCCGGTTGCACCCGATCAACAGATCGACCTCCGGGAGCGGGGGGTCGGCGAGGACCACGTCGTCGTCGACCACGATGTGGAAGCCGGCTCCGCCGCTGATCGGATCGGCCTTGCCGACCACCGCGGCCTGGGCGTCCAGCAGCCGTTCCCGGTCCACCGCCGCGAAGGCTTCCGCCGTGGCCGGCACCCGCAGTGCCTTCGCCATCGAACGGACGATCTTCGCGCCCTCGGCGCGCGGCACCGTGTGCGGCGGGCCGCTCTGGAGGATCGCCCGGTGGAACAGACCGGCGGCCCGGGGGCTGGTCATCAGGGCCGCGATACTGATCGCTCCGGCCGACTCGCCGCACACCGTGACGTTCCGCGGGTCTCCCCCGAAGGCGGCGATGTTGTCACGGACCCAGGTCAGGGCCGCGATCTGGTCCAGCAGGCCGCGGTTGTCGGGTGCATCGGGGAACACCCCGAACCCTTCCGTTCCGAGGCGGTAGTTGACCGAGACGAGGACCACGCCGTCGCGGGCGAAGGCACCCCCGTCGTAGAGCGGAAAGCTTGCCGAGCCGTTGCGGAGCGAGCCGCCGTGGATCCAGACCATCACCGGGAGCGGCTCGTCGACGACCGCCGCGGTCCAGACGTTGAGGTTGAGGCAGCCGTCCCCGGGGATGTCGGATTCGGGAATCAGCTGGTCGAGAGGCGGCCGATAGGGGCGCTGGGGTGCGGTCGGCCCGTGCTGCACCGCGTCGCGCACGCCCTCCCAGGGTTCTACGGGGGCGGGCGCCCGGAAGCGGTGGGCGCCGAACGGCGGTGCGGCGTAAGGGATTCCGAGGAAGGTCGCGATCCCGTCCTCGACCCGGCCGCGGACCCTCCCTTGCCGGGTGGTCACCATGATGTCCATCTCGGTCCTTTCACGAAGTGCGGGGGCGAACCGCCCCTGGGCGCAGGAGCGTCCGGAGGCGGTTCGCGAGCGTGCGGCCGGGTCTACGGGGCGGGAATCCGGGCGGCCAGGTCGTTGCGGCGCACGTCGGACCAGGTGGTGGTGTCGACGCAGATGCCGCAGTCCGGGCCGAAGAACTCCGCGCCGGCCGTCCGGTCCCCCATGAGGTGCGCACGGAACCACGCGGTGGTCGGCGCGGCGAACGGTCCGGGGTCGCCGACGACCGTGAAGTGGTCGGCCCCGCGCAACTCGCCGTAGATGGCCGGGATGTGGTCGGCGGCGTCGTAGAACGCCTTGACGAGGAACGGGAAGACGATGCTGTCCTGCTGGCCGGCCAGCAGGAGGGCCGGGACGTGCACGTCGTTGATGTTGGCCAGCGGCCCCGGCTGGATCGGCAGGATGGTGTCCACGCGGGGGTCCGCGCCGACGACGATGGCAGCCGCCCCGCCCTGCGAGTGGCCCGAGGCGCCGATGTGTTCGAGGTCGACGCGGTCGTGGAAGATGCTGTTCGGGTCTGCGTTCCGGTGGGTCAGCAGGTCGATGCCGGCGCGCATGGAGATGCCGAGGTTGGACTGCGGCGTGTTGGCGGCGGCCACGACGAAGCCCTGGGAAGCCCAGTGGAGCAGCAGGTCCCGGTAGACGACGGGGAAGGCGAACGTGCCGTTGCCCCACACGATCACGGGGTGGCGGCGGTCGCTCTGCGCGATGTCGCGCGGGTAGTACAGGGTGGTCACCGCCCCGACCTCGACGGCGGTGGCGTAGGGGCCGGGGGCAGCGAAATCACTGCCGGCCGCGGTGTCGGCGGGGGTGGACGCCGAGGCGGCACCTCCACCGGCCGCGGCGGACAGCGCGAGGGTGAGCGCGACCAACGGGACGAGCAGTTTCCTTCTCCACAGCACGGCGACTCCAGGCGTCAAGGTGAACCGGAGGTTTCGTCCGGATCACATCTGCGTTTGATCGCACAGCCTGAAGCAAGGACCGACGGCCGTCTCTGCGCAATCGCGGCAATCACCGGCGGCCGGATTCGTGCAAGGTGCCGAGAGGCGTGCCGTCGACGCCCGTGACTCAGCTTCCGCCCGCGCGTCGCAGCCGCGCCGAGAGGTGATGCTGCAGAGGCTGACCGACCGCGGCGAGATCGTGTACGAAGTCGAGCGTGTCCTCGTCCGCCAGGGTGTAGCGGCGCCGGGTTGCCGCGACTTCCTTGGCGGTGGAGGTGCGGGCCACCTGCTCGGTGGCGAGATCGACCGAGCCGTCGCCCGCCCGGCCGGCCGAGATCTCCGCGATGCCGGTGGGCTGCGTGATCAGGGCCTCCACACGTCCGTCCGGCTGCAGGCGCCACCAGCCGCTCTCCCGGGCCGACGGGCGCAGCGGTGTACCGTCCGCGTCGAGCAGCCAGGCCCGCGCCTCGTAATGCAGGAAGGGCCGCCCGTCATGACTGAAGGTCACCTCCTGCGCGTACGCGAACTCCGCGTCGAGCGTGGGGTATCCGCCGCTTCCCCGGCCGGTCCAGGTGCCCAGCAGGCCGAGCACCGGCGCGAGCAGGGGATGCGGCGCGGGTGCTGCGTCCGCTCGGAGGGCGTCGGGGAACGGGTACTGCTGAACGGGGTCGGGCATGGGGTGCGCTCCTGGGTCGGTGCCGGTTCCGACTGGCAGCCTAGGGCCTCTCGTTTGGATCATGCCGGGCAAACGCAAGGCCCTAGCGGTGTCCGGAGCCACGGGCCGGACTTCACCCCGCCGACTCACCCGCCCCACGAGCCCGCGGACCCCTGTGCGGTTGGCCGGACCAATAGTTACCGGAGCGTAACTTACCGACGAGTTACCTTGGGTACGCGATCGTTGCTAGCTTGCGCTCATCTGCATCGGAGCAGAGCGAGGAGTGAGCTGTGAGCCGCAAGAGCACCCGTTCGCGTTCCCTTTCGACCACCCTTCCGGTGGTCTCCCCCCACCCCCGCCAGGCACCGGGCACCCTGCGCGTCCTGGCCGTCGCCGTGGCCGCCGCGGCCTGCGTGGGCACGTACGCCGTCCCGGCAGCCGCCGACGTCACGGGCTCGGAGCCCGTGGTGTCCAGGGGCGTGACCATCCCCACCTTCTACAACCCGCCCGCCGAACTGCCCTCGGCCAACGGCACGTTGATCCGGAGCGAGGCGCTTCCGCTCGGTCTGTCCATTCCCGGTCTTGACGGACGCCCGATGCCGGGCACGGCGACCCGGCTGATGTACAAGTCGACGGACTCGACGGGACAGCCGGTCGCGGTGACCGGTGCCTACATCGAGCCGTCGGCCGCCTGGAAGGGCGGCGGTCCGCGCCCGCTGGTGGCGCTGGCCTCGGGCACCGTGGGCCAGGGCGACCAGTGCGCGCCCTCCCTGTCGCTGCAGTACCCGCTGAACCTGACCGGCGAGACCATCTCGGTCGGCTACGAGGCCCTGGCGATCTACCGCCTGCTCTCCACCGGAGCCGCGGTGGTGGTCACCGACTACGTCGGTCTCGGCGCCACCGACCGGCTCCACACCTACGTCAACCGCGTCGACCAGGGCCACGCCCTGCTCGACGCGGCCCGCGCCGCACGCGCCGTACCGGGAGCGTCGGTCACCGCCGACGCGCGCGTCGGCCTGTACGGCTACAGCCAGGGCGGCGGAGCCAGCGCCTCGGCCGCCGAACTCCAGCCCACGTACGCACCCGACGTCAAGGTCGCAGGCACCTACGCCGGCGCGCCGCCCGCCGACCTGACCTCGGTGATGAAGGGCATCGACGGCAGCGCCCTGGCCGGCGCGCTGGCCTGGTCGGTGAACGGGTTCGCTCAGGCGGACCCCGATCTGCGCGAGGTCGTCGAGGCGAACATCAACGCCACCGGACGGGCCGCTCTCAAGGACGCCTCGACCATGTGTGTCGGCGACGTGCTCTTCGGCTACGGCTTCACGAAGAGCTCCAAGTGGACCACCAGCGGGGCCTCGCTCGGCGACGTCATCGCCGCGGAGCCCCGGGCACAGGCGGCGCTCGACAAGCAGCGCATCGGCAGGTCGAAGCCCGTGGGCCCGGTACGGGTGGCGACCGGCGTCCAGGACGACATCGTGCCGCACGACCAGGCCCGCCAACTCGCCGTGGACTGGTGCCGCAAGGGCGCCGCGGTCAGCTACGACGCCATCGAGCTGCCCAACCTCGGCGACAAGCTCCTCACCAACCACCTGGTGCCTCTCATCACCGACCAGGGCGAGGCGATCTCCTGGCTGACCGACCGGCTCGCGGGCAAGGCCACCGCCTCCAACTGCTGGACGATGCCTTTCCAGCGCTGATCCGCCACGGCACGCCGCGCGCCGACGCGCGGCGGCCTTCGCGGCTGCCCGGCCGGACCGCTCACATGGTCCGGCCGGGCAGACTGTGCGGATGAACGACTATCCCCCGGTGGACCGCGCACCGGCTCCCGAACGGTACGGGCGCCTGCGCGTACGGACATCCGATCTCGAACCGGCCCGCTGGCTCACCGAACGCGGGCCGGGACATGGCGACTTCGGGACGGTGGCGGGGGTCGCGGCGCCCGGGTTCGACGCCTACGCCCGGGTCCTGCACCCGGCTTCCCTCGACGAGCGGCCGGTGCGGTGGGCGACCGTGGCCGCCGCGTACGGACGCGAGGTGGCGCCGGGGACCCGCTGGCACGAGGTGGCCGGGATGGACCCCGACTACTACAACGTCTCCGAGTACGGCCTGCCCGGTG
The Streptomyces sp. NBC_00234 DNA segment above includes these coding regions:
- a CDS encoding PucR family transcriptional regulator translates to MPDLHSRMASRGSALTAAVVARCAAEVPFYGELPRRTLEGEVTRSIAAVHALLLRALREGGEMGPGDLTRLIEWSARRAEERVPLEAVTAAYLIGAEAWWQVLTETAEPEELAGAGSKLLACLHAAMPAVVLAHLNVQEDLHSEDKRVRRALLTALLEGRPYEELAGAARVTVAGAHEVVVLAFESNPPARLVQSSLDAHAGIPVLMDHVAGIALWPAGSDLPGLLDGLARETAQRVFAAAAPADEPAAVPEAAAEAGRVLELVRRLDRPPGLYRLDDVLLEYQLARPGEPLKRLAGKLGPLDPHPYLLETLRVFVDRGHNRRQSALELCIHRNTLDYRLQRVSTLTGLDLAVPAEARLLQAALVARELVRTAP
- a CDS encoding carboxylesterase/lipase family protein, producing MDIMVTTRQGRVRGRVEDGIATFLGIPYAAPPFGAHRFRAPAPVEPWEGVRDAVQHGPTAPQRPYRPPLDQLIPESDIPGDGCLNLNVWTAAVVDEPLPVMVWIHGGSLRNGSASFPLYDGGAFARDGVVLVSVNYRLGTEGFGVFPDAPDNRGLLDQIAALTWVRDNIAAFGGDPRNVTVCGESAGAISIAALMTSPRAAGLFHRAILQSGPPHTVPRAEGAKIVRSMAKALRVPATAEAFAAVDRERLLDAQAAVVGKADPISGGAGFHIVVDDDVVLADPPLPEVDLLIGCNREEYRLWFVPTGAVDRVSALTLRLALLKFRIPGRVARLYRSTRPGARPGVILGEMATDLLLRAPLNRLADSRPARTYVYEFAWGSPVLGLGACHALEIGFVFDNLRHGESLTGPDAPQPLADTMHRAWVAFAASGDPGWSAWGSHLPVMVFDHPGSGVTLAPREEEMRMWLERP
- a CDS encoding alpha/beta hydrolase family protein gives rise to the protein MLWRRKLLVPLVALTLALSAAAGGGAASASTPADTAAGSDFAAPGPYATAVEVGAVTTLYYPRDIAQSDRRHPVIVWGNGTFAFPVVYRDLLLHWASQGFVVAAANTPQSNLGISMRAGIDLLTHRNADPNSIFHDRVDLEHIGASGHSQGGAAAIVVGADPRVDTILPIQPGPLANINDVHVPALLLAGQQDSIVFPFLVKAFYDAADHIPAIYGELRGADHFTVVGDPGPFAAPTTAWFRAHLMGDRTAGAEFFGPDCGICVDTTTWSDVRRNDLAARIPAP
- a CDS encoding FABP family protein; this encodes MPDPVQQYPFPDALRADAAPAPHPLLAPVLGLLGTWTGRGSGGYPTLDAEFAYAQEVTFSHDGRPFLHYEARAWLLDADGTPLRPSARESGWWRLQPDGRVEALITQPTGIAEISAGRAGDGSVDLATEQVARTSTAKEVAATRRRYTLADEDTLDFVHDLAAVGQPLQHHLSARLRRAGGS
- a CDS encoding lipase family protein is translated as MSRKSTRSRSLSTTLPVVSPHPRQAPGTLRVLAVAVAAAACVGTYAVPAAADVTGSEPVVSRGVTIPTFYNPPAELPSANGTLIRSEALPLGLSIPGLDGRPMPGTATRLMYKSTDSTGQPVAVTGAYIEPSAAWKGGGPRPLVALASGTVGQGDQCAPSLSLQYPLNLTGETISVGYEALAIYRLLSTGAAVVVTDYVGLGATDRLHTYVNRVDQGHALLDAARAARAVPGASVTADARVGLYGYSQGGGASASAAELQPTYAPDVKVAGTYAGAPPADLTSVMKGIDGSALAGALAWSVNGFAQADPDLREVVEANINATGRAALKDASTMCVGDVLFGYGFTKSSKWTTSGASLGDVIAAEPRAQAALDKQRIGRSKPVGPVRVATGVQDDIVPHDQARQLAVDWCRKGAAVSYDAIELPNLGDKLLTNHLVPLITDQGEAISWLTDRLAGKATASNCWTMPFQR